A single region of the Saprospiraceae bacterium genome encodes:
- a CDS encoding GNAT family N-acetyltransferase: MLSYTCVAFEELSLKELYNFMALRLEVFAVEQNCPYQDADGKDLAAWHVMGKKTDGQIMAYARLIPKGIAYAEYVSIGRVVSHASMRGKGIGRELMEQCLRFIEALWPGQPIKISAQAYLVDFYTSLGFKAYGETYLEDGIPHVEMRFSKG, from the coding sequence ATGCTAAGCTATACGTGTGTAGCCTTTGAGGAATTGAGCCTGAAAGAGCTGTATAATTTTATGGCCTTGCGCTTGGAAGTATTTGCAGTGGAGCAAAACTGCCCTTATCAGGATGCTGATGGGAAAGACCTGGCTGCCTGGCATGTAATGGGAAAAAAGACGGATGGGCAGATTATGGCTTATGCGCGACTCATCCCTAAAGGCATTGCCTATGCCGAATATGTTTCGATAGGAAGGGTGGTCAGTCATGCCTCCATGCGCGGAAAAGGAATCGGGAGGGAACTCATGGAACAGTGCCTACGATTTATTGAAGCACTGTGGCCAGGTCAGCCCATCAAAATTTCAGCCCAAGCTTATTTGGTGGATTTTTATACTTCTTTGGGGTTTAAAGCTTACGGGGAAACCTATCTGGAAGATGGCATTCCTCATGTGGAAATGCGATTTAGCAAAGGGTAA
- a CDS encoding DUF5723 family protein, with the protein MNLKTVFTFLLLATLFGVVSAQEQLGLRLDNYAGINATLFNPAAHTTMPFSWDLNIIEGDQFIDNNYAYVRNAKVGDLFNENLDIVLGSKVGADTPLKIDQYAVDFFDDGKKRYVYNLSRYVGPSFFIRIAGQHYLGLVTGGRFLVGGNGISDNFSYYPFNKKPNFEEFNIEPFRLGVMGFEEIGLNYAFKKQTGAGSFAFGITAKYLRGYEAAFVYNSRSYTMARLPENSLFGDDIHFEFGYTNGIIQEDVTRLKPLGTGFSIDLGMVYTIGEEEGRYDWKFSAALIDIGQINYNKQTALHTVNPGVGSIVNSDNYGFFDAAHEVDQVVELFSLQTLGDNNASLVGDAFRMWLPSRLNLAVDRAITNDIYMSMVVMQTISPSSRTVPNGNLIAFVPRFERRWFGASMPVSVYNLQKFHVGLSLRLPFLTIGTDHLGSWVSRSNLSGSDIYVAFKINPFQIGGGGASPFGNNAKGKDNIPCYKF; encoded by the coding sequence ATGAACTTAAAAACAGTTTTTACATTTCTGCTTTTAGCCACGCTATTCGGTGTGGTATCAGCCCAGGAACAATTAGGTTTACGCCTGGATAATTATGCAGGTATTAATGCTACGCTTTTTAATCCGGCCGCTCATACGACCATGCCTTTCAGCTGGGATCTCAATATCATAGAGGGAGATCAGTTTATTGATAACAATTATGCCTATGTACGCAATGCCAAGGTAGGCGATTTATTTAACGAAAACCTGGATATCGTACTAGGCTCTAAGGTTGGCGCTGATACGCCCTTAAAAATCGACCAATATGCGGTTGACTTTTTTGATGATGGCAAAAAGCGTTACGTTTATAATCTCTCCCGTTATGTTGGACCTTCGTTTTTTATCCGGATAGCTGGCCAACATTATCTCGGCTTGGTGACGGGCGGGCGGTTTTTGGTTGGTGGCAATGGAATTAGTGATAATTTCAGTTATTATCCTTTTAACAAAAAACCGAACTTTGAGGAATTCAATATAGAGCCCTTTCGACTTGGGGTAATGGGTTTTGAAGAAATTGGCCTCAATTATGCCTTTAAGAAACAAACGGGAGCAGGCAGTTTTGCGTTTGGGATTACAGCCAAATACCTGAGAGGATATGAGGCTGCATTTGTTTATAATTCCAGGTCTTATACGATGGCCCGTTTGCCAGAAAACAGCCTATTTGGTGATGATATCCATTTCGAATTTGGCTACACCAATGGCATTATCCAGGAAGATGTTACCCGATTGAAACCCCTGGGAACCGGTTTTAGCATCGATCTGGGCATGGTGTATACGATTGGCGAAGAAGAGGGTCGATACGACTGGAAATTCAGTGCTGCCCTTATTGACATTGGCCAAATTAATTATAATAAACAAACTGCTTTGCATACCGTAAATCCAGGGGTGGGGAGCATTGTCAACTCCGACAATTATGGCTTTTTCGATGCAGCGCATGAAGTAGACCAGGTGGTGGAGCTCTTTAGCTTACAAACCCTGGGCGACAACAATGCTTCTTTGGTAGGTGACGCTTTCAGGATGTGGCTTCCGAGCCGCTTAAACCTAGCTGTAGACCGAGCCATCACAAATGATATCTATATGAGCATGGTGGTCATGCAGACCATTTCGCCTAGTTCTAGGACCGTGCCCAATGGCAATTTGATTGCCTTTGTGCCCAGGTTTGAGCGACGTTGGTTTGGTGCCAGTATGCCCGTTTCCGTGTATAACTTACAGAAATTTCATGTCGGCCTGAGCCTTAGGCTACCATTTTTAACGATTGGAACGGATCACCTTGGAAGCTGGGTCAGTCGATCCAACTTGTCGGGATCGGATATTTATGTGGCCTTTAAGATTAACCCATTCCAAATTGGTGGCGGTGGCGCATCCCCCTTCGGCAACAATGCCAAAGGCAAGGACAATATTCCATGCTATAAGTTTTAA
- a CDS encoding efflux RND transporter periplasmic adaptor subunit, translated as MAKRRNNYLLLILAIAIPALVVGVILKNKSKPKGEKVMAEEVSQRTIKETVSASGKVFPEVEVKISSDVSGEIVELLVEEGDSVVLGQLLAKIDPDAYQSQVERGVAGVNSAKANMANARSQIENFKAQKEQIMAQLENAKEIHKRNDKLKKEGVISDADFDASLSNLRALEANLRSAEANIKAQEEGARSAQFSVESSEATLRELRTSLRRTTIYSPTNGVISVLNVEQGERVVGTIQMTGTEMMRIANLNSMEVRVDVSENDIPRVSYGDEVEIEVDAYVDRKFKGFVTQIANSATGAGTTTQLNSDQVTNFEVRIRMDPTSYNDLIQAGNKYPFRPGMSASVEINTATANDILSVPIQSVTTREKDDKKKGNRQFVSNNSEDSEEKKEDKRDDLLEVVFVVQGDTVNMVPVKTGVQDDSYIQILSGLKAGDVVVSGPYSAISRKLKMGEVVRVVKEEEFYKEN; from the coding sequence ATGGCTAAACGTAGAAACAATTATCTCTTATTAATTTTGGCAATTGCTATCCCCGCATTGGTGGTGGGAGTCATTTTGAAAAATAAATCCAAACCCAAAGGGGAAAAGGTGATGGCAGAAGAAGTATCGCAAAGAACCATTAAGGAAACGGTTTCTGCGAGCGGGAAAGTCTTCCCGGAAGTAGAAGTCAAAATAAGTTCGGATGTATCTGGCGAAATTGTAGAATTGCTGGTAGAAGAAGGCGATTCGGTGGTGCTAGGGCAACTCTTGGCTAAAATAGACCCAGATGCTTACCAATCTCAAGTAGAACGAGGGGTGGCTGGCGTCAATAGTGCCAAAGCCAACATGGCCAATGCTCGTTCTCAAATTGAGAACTTCAAAGCACAGAAGGAACAGATCATGGCACAGCTGGAAAATGCCAAAGAAATCCATAAACGGAATGATAAACTCAAAAAAGAGGGTGTGATTTCTGATGCAGATTTTGATGCATCCCTCTCTAATTTGAGGGCATTAGAGGCCAACCTGAGATCCGCTGAGGCGAATATCAAGGCACAAGAGGAAGGCGCCCGATCTGCTCAGTTCTCCGTGGAAAGCTCCGAGGCAACCCTCCGGGAATTGCGCACCAGCCTCCGGCGTACAACCATCTATTCACCGACGAATGGCGTGATCTCCGTCTTGAATGTAGAACAAGGCGAACGCGTGGTAGGTACTATCCAAATGACGGGTACAGAAATGATGCGTATTGCAAATTTGAATAGCATGGAAGTCCGGGTGGATGTAAGTGAAAACGATATTCCTCGCGTATCCTATGGCGATGAAGTGGAAATTGAAGTGGATGCTTACGTTGATCGTAAATTCAAGGGATTTGTGACTCAAATCGCGAACTCTGCTACAGGTGCTGGAACAACAACCCAATTGAATAGCGACCAGGTAACTAACTTTGAAGTGCGCATTCGAATGGATCCTACCTCCTACAATGACTTGATTCAGGCAGGCAACAAGTATCCTTTCCGACCAGGGATGTCGGCTTCTGTTGAAATCAATACGGCAACGGCTAATGATATCCTCAGCGTTCCTATTCAATCCGTGACGACCAGGGAAAAAGACGATAAGAAAAAGGGTAATCGACAATTTGTCAGTAATAATAGTGAGGACAGCGAAGAGAAAAAGGAAGATAAAAGAGATGATTTGCTAGAGGTGGTATTTGTGGTTCAAGGAGATACCGTTAATATGGTCCCTGTAAAAACGGGAGTGCAAGATGATTCTTATATCCAGATTCTAAGTGGCTTGAAGGCGGGTGATGTTGTCGTTAGTGGCCCTTATTCAGCTATATCCCGAAAACTAAAAATGGGAGAAGTCGTTAGAGTGGTCAAGGAAGAAGAATTCTACAAAGAAAATTAA
- a CDS encoding diacylglycerol kinase family protein has protein sequence MSFKFAFKGLGDLFRSQVNAKIHLGAALLCIGLGAYFQLSSIEWCFVTLSIFSVLAAEAFNTALEYLTDLVSPDFNELAGRTKDVAAAGVLLTTMGALGVGLFIFLPKFYHLYVELTVG, from the coding sequence TTGAGTTTCAAATTTGCCTTTAAAGGGCTGGGGGATTTGTTTCGTAGCCAGGTCAATGCCAAGATTCACCTCGGGGCTGCACTGCTATGTATAGGTTTAGGGGCGTATTTTCAATTAAGCAGTATCGAATGGTGTTTTGTAACCCTTAGCATCTTTAGTGTCCTTGCTGCCGAGGCCTTTAATACGGCATTGGAATATTTGACAGACCTGGTTTCTCCTGATTTTAACGAACTGGCAGGGCGCACCAAGGATGTTGCCGCAGCAGGGGTTTTGCTTACCACCATGGGGGCACTTGGTGTTGGCCTTTTCATCTTTTTGCCTAAATTTTACCATCTTTATGTAGAATTAACGGTGGGCTAA